A portion of the Maylandia zebra isolate NMK-2024a linkage group LG9, Mzebra_GT3a, whole genome shotgun sequence genome contains these proteins:
- the tecrl2a gene encoding very-long-chain enoyl-CoA reductase, which produces MYFKDLGPQLGWTMVFLAEYIGPLLSYLLFYFRIPYIYSNRYALSSSPHPVVTLACVCHTFHYTKRLIETIFVHRFSHGTMPLRTIVKNCAYYWGFSAWLAYYINHPLYTPPSYGELQVNYALILFVMCEMGNFSIHLTLNKLRGDGPKGRRFPMPNKNPFTWLFFFVSCPNYTYEVGAWVSFSIMTQCLPVAFYTLLGFIQMTIWAKGKHRAYIREFKDYPSLRVAIIPLIL; this is translated from the exons ATGTATTTCAAAGATCTTGGTCCACAATTAGGCTGGACTATG gTGTTTCTTGCAGAGTATATCGGGCCCCTTCTGAGCTACCTCCTCTTCTATTTTCGAATACCCTACATTTACTCAAACAGATATGCACTTAGTTCCAGCCCCCACCCTGTTGTCAC ACTGGCCTGCGTCTGTCATACCTTCCACTACACGAAGAGGCTGATAGAGACAATCTTTGTGCATCGCTTCTCACATGGGACCATGCCTCTCAGGACTATAGTCAAG AATTGTGCCTATTACTGGGGGTTTTCAGCATGGTTGGCTTACTATATCAACCACCCTCTCTATACGCCTCCAT CATACGGAGAACTGCAAGTCAACTATGCACTAATTCTATTTGTG ATGTGTGAAATGGGCAACTTCTCCATTCACTTGACTCTGAATAAGCTCAGGGGAGATG GACCCAAGGGTAGAAGATTTCCTATGCCAAATAAGAACCCCTTCACCTGGCTTTTCTTCTTTGTATCCTGCCCAAACTACACATACGAG GTTGGAGCTTGGGTGAGCTTTTCTATCATGACCCAGTGTCTGCCAG TGGCATTTTACACATTACTGGGGTTTATTCAGATGACCATCTGGGCCAAAGGAAAGCACAGAGCCTACATCAGGGAATTCAAGGACTATCCCAGTCTCCGAGTGGCTATTATACCTCTGATTCTTTGA